The following are encoded in a window of Epilithonimonas zeae genomic DNA:
- a CDS encoding MDR family MFS transporter: MLSIVMLINRSGSMVLPFLGVYMTDHLKFSLENAGIVLSFYGIGSVLGSWLGGYLTDKFGEYYIQTWSLFLSAPIFLIIPFFPSVEMMAVLIFLQSTISDTFRPANSVAITKYARPENLTKAFSLNRMAVNLGFSIGPALGGVLSGISYNFLFVFNFIGALVAGIIYVIFFRKRNKIFREKKKSETTEVIKKTGKSPYKDYPFLLYSFLCTVFAICFFQFFNTIPLFYKDVAKLSQSTIGFILGYSGFIIVLLEMPLVSIAERTLKIPQILFLGAVLAGLSYLMLVFGSNILWLIISMTVLCVAEIWALPFMSTVTALRSENGNKGAYMGVNGIAFSFSFIITPFLGTYVVSRFGFDSLWYGSFVVLAISAVLLYIIVKKMLPAK; encoded by the coding sequence ATGTTGTCCATTGTAATGCTCATCAACCGTTCCGGTTCGATGGTTTTGCCGTTTTTGGGAGTTTATATGACAGACCATTTGAAGTTTTCTTTAGAGAATGCCGGAATAGTTTTAAGTTTTTATGGTATCGGTTCTGTGCTCGGTTCCTGGTTGGGTGGTTATTTGACAGATAAATTCGGGGAATATTATATTCAGACCTGGAGTTTGTTTCTCAGCGCACCGATATTTTTAATCATTCCGTTTTTTCCAAGCGTGGAGATGATGGCTGTTTTGATTTTTCTTCAAAGTACAATCAGTGATACTTTTCGACCAGCCAATTCTGTGGCGATTACAAAATATGCAAGACCTGAGAATCTGACTAAAGCTTTTTCTCTTAATAGAATGGCAGTTAACTTAGGGTTCTCGATTGGTCCGGCTTTGGGTGGCGTTTTATCCGGAATCTCTTATAATTTCCTATTTGTATTTAATTTCATAGGAGCTCTTGTTGCCGGAATAATCTATGTCATCTTTTTCCGAAAAAGAAACAAAATCTTCCGTGAGAAAAAGAAATCAGAAACGACTGAAGTTATCAAAAAGACAGGAAAATCACCTTACAAAGATTATCCCTTTTTACTTTATAGTTTTTTGTGTACTGTTTTTGCAATTTGTTTTTTCCAGTTTTTCAATACGATTCCCTTGTTTTATAAAGACGTTGCGAAATTGAGCCAAAGTACGATTGGTTTTATTTTAGGTTATAGTGGATTTATCATTGTGTTATTGGAAATGCCGTTAGTAAGCATTGCAGAAAGAACTTTGAAGATTCCTCAGATTTTGTTTTTAGGAGCAGTATTGGCTGGATTATCCTATTTGATGTTGGTATTTGGAAGCAATATTCTTTGGTTAATCATTTCGATGACGGTGCTTTGTGTTGCCGAGATTTGGGCACTCCCATTTATGTCAACTGTGACAGCACTTCGTTCAGAAAATGGAAACAAAGGCGCGTATATGGGTGTTAATGGGATTGCATTTTCCTTTTCATTCATTATTACACCATTTCTGGGAACTTATGTTGTGAGCCGATTTGGATTCGATAGTTTGTGGTATGGTTCTTTTGTCGTTCTGGCAATATCGGCTGTTCTTCTTTATATCATTGTCAAAAAGATGTTACCGGCAAAATAA
- a CDS encoding sodium:solute symporter yields MNPGTILLLFVFAYFIGLLVISYFTSRNSDNQSFFIGNKKSKWWLVAFGMIGTSLSGVTFISVPGTVGKLLGGENPFGGFEYYMMVIGFFIGYFIVAGILLPLYYRMNLTSIYTYLGKRFNVEAHKIGSVFFIISRAIGATARLYLVVNILQIFLLEALGVPFWVTAFVLLLMILLYTFEGGVKTIVITDTLQTSFMIISLIACIVYILSNLNLSFGEAFSILEQKQYTHFINTDVNSKTFFLKTILGGMFITIAMTGLDQEMMQKNISVDNLKNSKKNMLTFAGTLLFVNLAFLFLGGLLYLFAMQHGADYGQISTMVDGKEMISNTFGFKDSAGQIKNIMGDDLFPALSLQGHFPMALSVIFIIGLISALFPSADGALTAVTSSYCVDLLNLNEDQQKTEKQKKHLRMKVHLTFTVIFFVLIMVFKAINDKSIVYLIMEIAGYTYGPLLGLFAFGILTKYQITKKYSILAVTILAPVVTYLINYLVTNNTDYRIGVELIILNGFLTFVGLWLVRSKSKTLIVE; encoded by the coding sequence ATGAATCCGGGAACTATTCTACTTTTATTCGTTTTTGCCTATTTTATCGGGCTTTTGGTCATCTCTTATTTTACAAGCCGTAACTCGGACAACCAGTCTTTTTTCATCGGAAACAAGAAAAGTAAATGGTGGCTGGTGGCGTTTGGAATGATTGGAACATCGCTTTCGGGTGTAACTTTTATCTCGGTTCCGGGAACGGTTGGGAAATTATTAGGTGGCGAAAATCCGTTTGGCGGTTTCGAATATTATATGATGGTGATTGGGTTTTTCATCGGTTACTTCATTGTTGCGGGGATTTTGCTCCCACTCTATTACCGGATGAATCTGACCTCGATTTATACTTATTTGGGGAAACGTTTCAATGTGGAGGCGCATAAAATCGGGTCTGTATTTTTCATTATTTCGAGAGCGATTGGTGCGACGGCACGATTGTATCTGGTGGTGAATATTCTTCAGATTTTCCTATTGGAAGCACTTGGTGTTCCGTTTTGGGTAACGGCTTTTGTGTTGTTGCTGATGATTTTGCTTTATACGTTTGAAGGTGGTGTGAAGACGATTGTGATTACGGATACGTTGCAAACGTCGTTTATGATTATCAGTCTCATTGCCTGCATTGTTTATATTTTATCAAATCTTAATCTGTCTTTTGGAGAAGCATTTTCTATTCTTGAGCAGAAGCAATACACCCATTTTATCAATACGGATGTGAATTCTAAAACATTTTTCCTGAAAACGATTCTGGGCGGAATGTTCATTACGATTGCAATGACAGGGCTTGACCAAGAAATGATGCAGAAAAATATCTCTGTGGACAACCTTAAAAACTCAAAAAAGAATATGCTAACCTTTGCAGGAACTTTGCTTTTTGTGAATCTGGCGTTCTTATTTTTAGGCGGTTTGCTTTATCTTTTTGCGATGCAACACGGCGCAGATTATGGACAAATCTCGACTATGGTTGACGGAAAAGAAATGATTTCAAATACTTTTGGATTCAAGGATTCTGCGGGTCAAATCAAAAATATAATGGGCGACGACCTTTTCCCTGCTCTATCTCTTCAAGGTCATTTTCCGATGGCGCTTTCTGTGATTTTCATCATCGGTTTGATTTCCGCTCTGTTTCCTTCTGCTGATGGTGCTTTAACAGCGGTTACAAGTTCTTATTGTGTGGATCTTTTAAACCTGAATGAAGACCAGCAAAAAACTGAGAAACAAAAGAAACATCTGAGAATGAAAGTTCATTTGACTTTCACAGTGATTTTCTTTGTATTGATAATGGTTTTCAAAGCAATCAATGATAAATCGATTGTTTATCTGATAATGGAAATTGCGGGTTACACCTACGGTCCATTGTTGGGATTATTTGCTTTCGGAATTTTGACAAAATATCAAATCACGAAGAAATATTCCATCTTAGCTGTGACGATTTTGGCGCCTGTTGTTACTTATCTGATTAATTATTTGGTAACGAATAATACAGATTATAGAATTGGTGTGGAGCTGATTATCCTGAATGGGTTTTTGACGTTTGTTGGGTTGTGGTTGGTTAGGTCGAAAAGTAAAACTTTAATAGTAGAATAA
- a CDS encoding DUF6438 domain-containing protein, with translation MKKLVLIILITIMSKNIFAQKLISKIDSINTEKEVENLIHTLGKDYTYFKIKKIADFKEERGENKFCKKIADSLKIDKSFYKADFDNNGYTDLLVIGDYYDFKIFVLMNNGNDPLKINRLTRRSFQNCTFPKITNDSIINYYYFSEPHIFSEEKSKLTKKDLIFKFGDFVEYNSNPASYNIEKVEFQTTMCYGTCPQFYISIDKNKNSVFKAENYNIDKSKGKVEVRGNFKAVINENDYNELISLMNYVDFPNLENNYSVNWTDDQTSTLKITYNNGKVKEISDYGMIGTYGLDRIYSLLFNLRFNQNWK, from the coding sequence ATGAAAAAATTAGTTTTAATCATATTAATTACAATAATGAGTAAAAATATTTTTGCTCAAAAATTAATTTCTAAAATTGATTCGATAAATACTGAAAAAGAAGTAGAAAACCTGATTCATACCTTAGGTAAAGATTATACATATTTCAAAATAAAAAAGATTGCTGACTTCAAAGAAGAGCGCGGAGAAAATAAGTTTTGTAAAAAAATAGCTGACTCTTTAAAAATCGATAAATCATTTTATAAGGCCGATTTTGATAATAATGGTTATACTGACTTACTTGTGATAGGTGATTATTATGATTTCAAAATTTTTGTCTTGATGAATAACGGAAATGATCCTTTAAAAATAAATAGATTGACCCGACGAAGTTTTCAAAACTGCACTTTTCCAAAGATTACAAATGATTCGATAATCAATTACTATTATTTCTCTGAACCACATATCTTCAGTGAAGAAAAATCTAAGCTAACCAAAAAAGATTTGATATTTAAGTTCGGAGATTTTGTTGAATACAATTCAAATCCAGCTTCTTATAATATTGAAAAGGTAGAGTTTCAAACAACGATGTGCTATGGAACATGTCCACAATTTTACATTTCAATTGATAAAAATAAGAATAGCGTTTTTAAAGCGGAGAATTACAATATTGATAAAAGTAAAGGTAAAGTAGAAGTTAGAGGAAACTTTAAAGCCGTTATTAATGAAAATGATTACAATGAATTAATTAGCTTAATGAATTATGTTGATTTTCCAAATTTAGAGAATAATTATTCTGTTAACTGGACGGATGACCAAACATCTACTTTAAAAATCACTTACAATAATGGAAAGGTAAAGGAAATAAGTGATTATGGGATGATTGGAACTTATGGTTTAGACAGAATTTACAGTTTATTGTTTAATTTACGATTTAACCAAAACTGGAAATAA
- a CDS encoding DUF6157 family protein, translating to MKTHTTNYTNTLIEIAEDSPVSKAVIPVVKNEKKTIANYQFEKLSKKPLKYTSDELLFEIFVERNHISSSEFEEEKQKFFSKGQPCLRTSPLAKKNGFGIFHNEDSKIQLIPAESDDYKKILADDSIKKVKAMKSKK from the coding sequence ATGAAAACCCACACCACCAATTATACCAACACATTAATAGAAATCGCAGAAGATTCTCCGGTTTCCAAAGCGGTGATTCCGGTGGTGAAAAATGAGAAGAAAACAATTGCCAATTATCAATTCGAAAAGCTGTCGAAAAAACCTTTGAAATATACTTCGGACGAATTGCTGTTTGAAATTTTTGTGGAACGAAACCACATTTCGTCTTCTGAGTTTGAAGAAGAGAAACAGAAATTCTTTTCAAAAGGTCAACCTTGTTTGCGAACTTCGCCTTTGGCCAAGAAAAATGGATTCGGGATTTTTCATAATGAGGATTCTAAAATCCAATTGATTCCGGCAGAATCTGATGATTATAAAAAAATATTGGCCGATGATTCTATCAAGAAAGTGAAAGCGATGAAGTCTAAAAAATAA
- a CDS encoding helix-turn-helix domain-containing protein, whose translation MKKLQFESLVISDLEGEEFGHPSHSHTYYEMIYVLKGNGNHHINNIILPYKCGDLFLISPDDQHYFEYNKYSRLIFIKFTDDYFKGNKHLSPDSFAMNSPENVMRKQILKEKKLIFTEPCKTILKKTIENILSYNCRKDVSTSPIVFYQILSIFGLIKEATSKMDIRLDFGLQNKEDVISYIHQNIYQPETIRIKNIAYHFNISPTYFSAYFKRNFEVSYRDYVNDYRMALIERRMESGQNTIKQIAYEFGFTDESHLSHYFKNKKSKTLGSYKNKSRSLA comes from the coding sequence GTGAAAAAACTGCAGTTTGAGTCTTTGGTGATTAGTGATTTGGAAGGCGAGGAGTTTGGTCATCCGTCGCACAGCCATACTTATTATGAGATGATTTATGTGTTAAAGGGAAATGGCAATCATCACATCAACAATATTATTCTGCCTTACAAATGTGGCGACCTTTTCTTGATTTCGCCAGATGACCAGCATTATTTTGAGTACAACAAATATTCGAGATTGATTTTCATTAAGTTCACCGATGATTATTTCAAAGGCAACAAACACCTTTCGCCCGATTCTTTTGCGATGAATTCTCCGGAAAATGTGATGAGAAAACAAATCCTGAAAGAGAAAAAACTCATCTTCACAGAACCTTGCAAAACGATTCTGAAAAAGACGATTGAAAATATCCTTTCTTATAATTGCAGAAAAGATGTTTCCACTTCGCCAATTGTTTTTTATCAAATCCTTTCAATTTTTGGATTGATAAAAGAAGCAACTTCCAAAATGGATATTAGGCTGGATTTTGGACTTCAGAATAAGGAAGATGTGATTTCGTACATTCATCAGAATATCTACCAGCCGGAGACGATTCGAATCAAAAATATTGCTTATCATTTCAATATTTCGCCGACTTATTTCAGTGCTTATTTCAAACGGAACTTCGAAGTTTCGTACCGCGATTACGTCAATGATTATCGGATGGCTTTGATAGAGAGACGAATGGAGTCCGGACAGAACACAATCAAGCAGATTGCTTATGAATTTGGTTTTACAGATGAAAGCCACCTTTCACATTATTTCAAAAATAAGAAAAGTAAAACGCTCGGTTCGTACAAAAATAAGAGTCGGAGTTTAGCTTAA
- a CDS encoding aldo/keto reductase, translating to MEYRKLGYSDLDVSAITFGAWAAGGWMWGSTDRNEAIEAIKASYDVGVTSIDTAPIYGQGTSEEIVGEAIKDISRDKVQILTKFGMRWDLDKGTLAMNSKNNDGKDIDIYKYAGKESIIYECEQSLKRLGTDYIDLYQIHWPDVTTPIGETFEAVSKLIEQGKVRFAGVCNYNAQQMAEAEKTLKLVSNQIPFSMVNRGIEDETVPYCIENNKSILAYSPLERGLLTGKITSDYKFQDGDHRAGHPHFQPDFIKKTNELLDKIKPIADEYNATLGQLVLRWTIERPGITIALAGARNAEQAVQNAKAIDIKLSKEEIDSINELVNAF from the coding sequence ATGGAATATAGAAAATTAGGATACAGCGATTTAGACGTTTCAGCAATCACTTTCGGAGCCTGGGCAGCCGGCGGATGGATGTGGGGAAGCACAGACAGAAACGAAGCTATCGAAGCCATCAAAGCATCTTATGATGTTGGCGTAACTTCTATTGATACCGCACCAATCTACGGGCAAGGAACGAGCGAAGAAATTGTAGGCGAAGCGATTAAAGATATTTCTCGAGACAAGGTTCAAATCCTTACAAAGTTTGGAATGCGCTGGGATTTGGACAAGGGAACTTTGGCAATGAACAGCAAAAATAATGACGGAAAAGATATCGACATTTACAAATACGCCGGAAAAGAAAGCATCATTTACGAATGTGAGCAAAGTTTGAAACGACTTGGAACAGATTACATCGACCTTTATCAAATCCATTGGCCTGATGTTACAACGCCGATTGGTGAAACTTTCGAAGCGGTTTCTAAATTAATTGAGCAAGGAAAAGTTCGTTTTGCAGGTGTTTGTAATTACAATGCACAGCAAATGGCTGAAGCGGAAAAAACTTTGAAACTGGTTTCCAATCAGATTCCGTTCAGTATGGTGAATCGTGGGATTGAGGACGAAACCGTTCCTTATTGCATCGAAAATAATAAATCCATTTTGGCTTACAGTCCTTTGGAAAGAGGATTGCTGACGGGGAAAATCACTTCAGATTACAAATTTCAAGATGGCGACCACAGAGCCGGTCATCCTCATTTCCAGCCAGATTTCATTAAGAAAACCAACGAACTTTTAGATAAAATAAAACCAATTGCTGACGAGTATAATGCAACTCTTGGACAATTGGTTCTGCGATGGACGATTGAAAGACCCGGAATTACGATTGCTCTGGCTGGTGCGAGAAATGCAGAACAAGCAGTTCAAAATGCAAAAGCGATAGACATCAAACTTTCGAAAGAAGAAATTGATAGTATTAATGAATTGGTCAATGCTTTTTAA